Part of the Vagococcus jeotgali genome, AATCCTTCATGAAGAGCATATAGCATACTTGTTGCTTCTGTGTGATGATTAATACGTTGTTTACTCCAATAGCGTTGAATTTGACTTAAATCAAGATAGTTACTGCTAATAGGATGATTATTTCTAACATCATCTCCTAATCCTAATTCCTTTTGGTAACGACTAGTAATTAATTCTTCTACACGCTGATTGTAAGTCACTAGAGATAAGCCTGAGGGAACACTTAAACATTTTTGAGTACCAGCAATAGCAATATCAATACCCCACTCATCTACTAAGACAGCTGTCCCACCGTAAGTTGCAACAACATCCACAACAAAAATAGTATCTGTTGTTTGACAGAACTGCCCAATTTTTGCTAAAGGTTGCATTTGAGCATTTGCTGTTTCTCCGTGGACCATTGCAAGAACTTTAGGCTGGTATTTTTTTACTGCTTCTATAATTTCGTCTTCTGAAAAAACACCATTCCACTTTCTTTCAAGTAAAATAACTTCAGCCTGAGCACGTTCACATATCTCAACTAACAAATAAGCAAAACGTCCATAAGCTGGAATTAAAACTTTATCCCCCGGTTCTATTAGTGCAATTAAACTAGCTTCAATACCAGATCTACTTGTCCCGTCAACAACAAAAGACTGTTCATTTTTTGTTTGAAAGGTTTGACTAATCATTTCCTTAACATCATCCATAATACTGACAAATGCTGGATCAAACTGCCCAAGTATCGGTGTAGACATAGCTCTTAGAACTGAAGGGTAAGCCTCTACTGGTCCTGGTGTCATAATGGTACGTACTGGTGTGTTTAATGGTTCTATCATTTTCGTCCTCTCCTTTGTTTACTTTAATTATCTAACACTATTAGCAGCTAATCATCTGTCATCTTGCACAAAAAAAAATCTACTATTAATCATTTTAAACAAATGATAGGTTTTAACTTTCCTTTCAAAATAAAACGCTTATAATAAATAAT contains:
- a CDS encoding pyridoxal-phosphate-dependent aminotransferase family protein, with protein sequence MIEPLNTPVRTIMTPGPVEAYPSVLRAMSTPILGQFDPAFVSIMDDVKEMISQTFQTKNEQSFVVDGTSRSGIEASLIALIEPGDKVLIPAYGRFAYLLVEICERAQAEVILLERKWNGVFSEDEIIEAVKKYQPKVLAMVHGETANAQMQPLAKIGQFCQTTDTIFVVDVVATYGGTAVLVDEWGIDIAIAGTQKCLSVPSGLSLVTYNQRVEELITSRYQKELGLGDDVRNNHPISSNYLDLSQIQRYWSKQRINHHTEATSMLYALHEGLRLFLNEGLDVRFERHALNHLAITSGIEAMGLSIYGDVETKMPTVIPVVVPAGVDAEEVRQMLLQDFGVEIASSFGPLAGKIWRIGNMGYSSRKENVLHVLSALEATLVYFDVPINQGRAVQKALSIYEQVK